From Rutidosis leptorrhynchoides isolate AG116_Rl617_1_P2 chromosome 3, CSIRO_AGI_Rlap_v1, whole genome shotgun sequence, a single genomic window includes:
- the LOC139899608 gene encoding uncharacterized protein isoform X1, with amino-acid sequence MVMAKKATTENQMKLNQSVVFIVCWPTIRVFARTFGLQILRTMITLTKSGVGQTYTLSIGMFIRFFMIKEIWWKMSLQQNYILLTYDDKDWMLVGDVSWDYNGLLTKKI; translated from the exons CAGATGAAGTTAAACCAATCAGTTGTATTCATTG TTTGTTGGCCTACAATTAGAGTTTTCGCAAGAACATTCGGTCTACAAATTCTAAGAACAATGATCACATTGACGAAAAGCG GAGTTGGGCAAACGTATACCCTTTCCATTGGCATGTTTATAAGATTTTTCATGATAAAAGAGATTTGGTGGAAGATGTCATTGCAACAAAACTATATTCTGCTTACATATGATGATAAGGACTGGATGCTTGTGGGAGATGTTTCGTGGGA TTATAACGGACTTTTGACAAAGAAGATATGA
- the LOC139899608 gene encoding uncharacterized protein isoform X2, producing the protein MVMAKKATTENVLIVCWPTIRVFARTFGLQILRTMITLTKSGVGQTYTLSIGMFIRFFMIKEIWWKMSLQQNYILLTYDDKDWMLVGDVSWDYNGLLTKKI; encoded by the exons GTGCTGATAGTTTGTTGGCCTACAATTAGAGTTTTCGCAAGAACATTCGGTCTACAAATTCTAAGAACAATGATCACATTGACGAAAAGCG GAGTTGGGCAAACGTATACCCTTTCCATTGGCATGTTTATAAGATTTTTCATGATAAAAGAGATTTGGTGGAAGATGTCATTGCAACAAAACTATATTCTGCTTACATATGATGATAAGGACTGGATGCTTGTGGGAGATGTTTCGTGGGA TTATAACGGACTTTTGACAAAGAAGATATGA
- the LOC139899811 gene encoding uncharacterized protein — protein MLESNKEATVAERITQNNGLSLGNWCWSRSPYGRVLNELTELNNIISSVTLSEKPDSWKCSLDPSGTYTTKSMAHLINSLKLGGNTLNMTIPRNNLLPQKVFIFIWRAFQKKIPTRFELDKRGIDLDSILCPLCESDIETIEHSLVLCPKSAQIWKHVLDWWNQDHSLISNLNDAIINKQTFTHNNLGSSIWQATKWITCYMLWKHRNAKVFSKKVWSIASILSEIQSQSFSWISKRLSKKKPIIWHQWLINPSFFVADPPHRVGIG, from the coding sequence ATGCTCGAGTCCAATAAAGAAGCAACAGTCGCTGAAAGAATCACGCAAAATAATGGACTTTCACTCGGTAATTGGTGCTGGTCACGATCTCCATACGGCCGTGTTCTCAATGAATTAACTGAACTAAACAATATAATTTCCTCCGTGACATTGTCCGAAAAACCCGACTCTTGGAAATGTTCTCTCGACCCTTCGGGCACTTACACCACCAAATCTATGGCACACTTGATAAACTCCCTTAAGCTTGGTGGTAATACCCTCAACATGACGATTCCCCGCAACAATCTACTACCACAAAAAGTCTTCATTTTCATATGGCGAGCATTTCAAAAAAAGATACCTACTAGATTCGAATTAGACAAACGTGGTATTGATCTCGACTCCATCCTTTGCCCTTTATGCGAATCGGACATAGAAACCATTGAGCATTCTCTTGTTCTTTGTCCAAAATCGGCCCAAATATGGAAACACGTACTAGATTGGTGGAACCAAGACCACTCACTAATTTCAAACCTTAATGACGCTATCATCAATAAGCAAACTTTCACACACAACAATCTCGGCTCTTCAATATGGCAAGCAACCAAATGGATTACATGTTACATGTTATGGAAACATAGGAACGCAAAAGTATTCTCCAAAAAAGTCTGGTCCATTGCATCGATCCTCTCCGAAATTCAATCTCAAAGTTTTAGCTGGATCTCCAAAAGATTGAGTAAAAAGAAACCTATCATATGGCACCAATGGCTCATCAATCCTTCATTCTTTGTGGCGGATCCCCCACATCGTGTCGGCATCGGTTGA